Proteins found in one Amycolatopsis umgeniensis genomic segment:
- a CDS encoding DUF4232 domain-containing protein — protein sequence MTMVRSKRISIGGLVAGTAGLLLLGACGSGTAPVAQSSSASPSSSAPETSAAPSASSSSPAPVSQPAEVPAPAQKNDGLCKAGDVKLSVGGGDAAAGTVYRKLVITNSSGHPCTIQGFPGVSYVTGADGHQVGEAAFRDGAKGEPIQLNNGESASADIGFVNVRNYDEAACKPTETRGLRVYLPQETASNFVAVQGLGCAGKIPGNQLTVKTVHKGA from the coding sequence ATGACCATGGTTCGTTCGAAGAGGATCTCCATCGGCGGTCTCGTCGCGGGTACCGCCGGGCTCCTGCTGCTCGGCGCCTGCGGTTCGGGAACCGCACCCGTCGCGCAGAGTTCTTCCGCGTCGCCGTCCAGTTCGGCACCGGAGACCTCCGCCGCGCCCAGCGCGAGTTCGTCGAGCCCGGCGCCCGTCTCGCAGCCCGCCGAGGTACCCGCCCCGGCGCAGAAGAACGACGGGCTCTGCAAGGCGGGAGACGTCAAGCTGTCAGTCGGGGGCGGTGACGCGGCCGCGGGCACGGTCTACCGGAAGCTCGTCATCACCAACTCGAGCGGGCACCCGTGCACCATCCAGGGCTTCCCCGGCGTCTCCTACGTGACCGGCGCGGACGGCCACCAGGTCGGCGAGGCCGCGTTCCGTGACGGCGCCAAAGGCGAGCCGATCCAGCTGAACAACGGCGAGAGCGCGTCCGCCGACATCGGCTTCGTGAACGTCCGCAACTACGACGAGGCGGCCTGCAAGCCCACCGAGACCCGAGGGCTGCGGGTGTACCTGCCGCAGGAGACGGCGTCGAACTTCGTGGCGGTGCAGGGGCTCGGCTGCGCGGGGAAGATCCCCGGCAACCAGCTGACCGTCAAGACGGTCCACAAGGGAGCGTGA
- a CDS encoding metallopeptidase family protein, with protein MPVEMTQQRFEELVSEALDELPPEFADAMDNVVVLVEEFNEESPTILGLYHGVALTERTHEYGGVLPDRISIYRRPLLQMCDTEEDVVEEVLITVVHEVGHHFGIDDARLHELGWG; from the coding sequence GTGCCCGTCGAGATGACCCAGCAGCGCTTCGAAGAGCTGGTTTCGGAGGCTTTGGACGAGCTTCCGCCCGAATTCGCGGACGCGATGGACAACGTCGTGGTACTCGTTGAGGAGTTCAACGAGGAGTCGCCCACGATCCTCGGGCTCTACCACGGGGTCGCGCTGACCGAACGAACCCACGAATACGGCGGGGTGCTGCCGGACCGGATCTCGATCTACCGGCGGCCGCTGCTGCAGATGTGCGACACCGAGGAAGACGTAGTCGAGGAGGTGCTGATCACGGTGGTCCACGAGGTCGGCCACCATTTCGGCATCGACGACGCGCGCCTGCACGAACTCGGCTGGGGCTGA
- a CDS encoding histidine phosphatase family protein yields the protein MKLLLVRHGQTDGNVRGALDTALPGPPLTDLGREQARDLATRLGGEPVVAVYASQAVRAQQTAAPLAAKFGFDVQVVDGVHEVAAGELEGKTDKDSVTTYMSVVRRWTLGELDPPIPGGETGTQVRARMLDAVARLRAKHEQADPDGTVVLVSHGGAIRLGGEWLAGNITAEVANQGLIPNTGVVELVATADGWTCLTWAEVPVEG from the coding sequence GTGAAACTCCTTCTCGTCCGTCACGGTCAGACCGACGGCAACGTCCGGGGCGCGCTCGACACCGCGTTGCCCGGCCCGCCGCTCACCGACCTGGGCCGTGAACAGGCTCGGGATCTCGCGACGCGGCTCGGCGGCGAGCCGGTCGTCGCGGTCTACGCCTCGCAGGCCGTCCGCGCCCAGCAGACCGCCGCGCCGCTGGCCGCCAAGTTCGGCTTCGACGTCCAGGTGGTCGACGGCGTGCACGAGGTCGCCGCCGGCGAACTCGAAGGCAAGACCGACAAGGACTCGGTCACGACGTACATGAGCGTGGTGCGCCGGTGGACGCTCGGCGAGCTCGATCCGCCGATCCCCGGCGGCGAGACCGGCACGCAGGTCCGCGCGCGGATGCTCGACGCCGTCGCCCGGCTGCGCGCCAAACACGAGCAGGCCGACCCCGACGGCACGGTGGTGCTGGTCAGTCACGGCGGCGCGATCCGGCTGGGCGGGGAGTGGCTCGCCGGGAACATCACCGCCGAGGTGGCCAACCAGGGCCTCATCCCGAACACCGGCGTGGTCGAACTCGTCGCGACCGCCGACGGCTGGACCTGTCTCACCTGGGCGGAGGTCCCCGTCGAGGGGTGA
- a CDS encoding macro domain-containing protein — protein sequence MTAEPGTHTGHEDVGSSFGPPPDHPTPELVLCAVDDLLAQAWTTVADTVDGRVSVHRGSVLDVVAQAVVSPANSYGWMRGGIDAVYARAYPDVEQNVRSAVLAYHGGELPIGEAVIVPTGEAEPAWLISAPTMREPGERLPRETVHPYLAARAVFQQWRDGRLDQGRVRDLVHTIAMPGLGTGVGGVAPASCARQVAAAWDEVFAPGRPRNGR from the coding sequence GTGACCGCCGAACCGGGCACGCACACCGGCCACGAGGATGTCGGCTCCTCTTTCGGTCCCCCGCCGGACCATCCCACCCCGGAGCTGGTGCTGTGCGCCGTCGATGACCTGCTCGCGCAAGCCTGGACCACCGTCGCGGACACTGTGGACGGACGGGTCTCCGTGCACCGCGGGTCGGTGCTCGACGTCGTCGCCCAGGCCGTCGTCAGCCCCGCGAACTCCTATGGCTGGATGCGGGGCGGGATCGACGCCGTCTACGCCCGCGCCTATCCCGACGTCGAGCAGAACGTGCGCAGCGCCGTCCTCGCCTACCACGGCGGCGAACTCCCGATCGGCGAAGCGGTGATCGTGCCCACCGGCGAGGCGGAGCCCGCCTGGCTGATCAGCGCGCCGACGATGCGGGAGCCCGGCGAGCGCCTCCCGCGCGAGACCGTGCACCCGTACCTGGCCGCCAGGGCGGTGTTCCAACAGTGGCGCGACGGCAGGCTCGACCAGGGCCGGGTCCGTGATCTCGTGCACACGATCGCGATGCCGGGCCTCGGTACCGGCGTCGGCGGGGTCGCGCCCGCCTCCTGCGCCCGGCAGGTCGCCGCGGCCTGGGACGAGGTCTTCGCACCCGGCCGCCCCCGTAACGGACGGTAA
- the pheA gene encoding prephenate dehydratase, with protein MSRIAYFGPQGTFTEQAARRLAPGEELIPAETIPAALAAVRAGRADAACVPIENSVEGAVTATLDSLSEAEPLVAVAEVLLPVHFSVLTRPGTTEIRTVASHPHALAQVRHWVEANLPGAHPVATSSTAAAAVAVDAGEFDAAVTAPVAVEHYPLEVLATEVADVRDAKTRFLLVRKPGELPEPTGADRTSIVAAATNRTGALAELLTELAVRGINLTKLDARPTRNNFGEYRFFIDFEGHVAEPRIGDVLAALRRRCRNVRFLGSHPRADNGTTEIEPGAANEDFTDAIDWVASVRKGAQA; from the coding sequence GTGTCACGGATCGCCTACTTCGGCCCCCAGGGAACCTTCACCGAACAGGCCGCGCGCCGGCTCGCCCCCGGTGAGGAGCTGATCCCCGCGGAGACCATCCCGGCGGCACTGGCCGCGGTGCGCGCGGGCCGCGCCGACGCGGCTTGCGTGCCGATCGAGAACTCCGTGGAGGGCGCCGTCACCGCCACCCTCGACAGCCTGAGCGAGGCCGAGCCGCTCGTCGCGGTGGCGGAAGTGCTGCTGCCGGTCCACTTCAGCGTGCTGACCAGGCCCGGCACAACCGAGATCCGCACCGTGGCGAGCCATCCGCACGCGCTCGCCCAGGTCCGTCACTGGGTCGAGGCGAACCTGCCCGGCGCGCATCCGGTCGCGACGTCGTCCACCGCCGCGGCCGCCGTCGCGGTCGACGCGGGCGAGTTCGACGCCGCCGTCACCGCGCCGGTCGCCGTCGAGCACTACCCGCTGGAGGTGCTGGCCACCGAGGTCGCCGACGTCCGCGACGCCAAGACCCGGTTCCTGCTGGTCCGCAAGCCCGGCGAGCTGCCGGAGCCGACCGGGGCCGACCGAACGTCGATCGTCGCCGCCGCGACGAACCGGACCGGTGCCCTGGCGGAACTGCTCACCGAACTGGCGGTCCGCGGGATCAACCTGACCAAACTGGACGCTCGTCCGACCAGGAACAACTTCGGCGAGTACCGCTTCTTCATCGACTTCGAGGGGCACGTGGCCGAGCCCCGGATCGGCGACGTGCTGGCCGCGTTGCGCCGCCGGTGCCGCAACGTGCGGTTCCTCGGCTCCCACCCGCGGGCGGACAACGGCACGACCGAGATCGAGCCGGGCGCCGCCAACGAGGATTTCACCGACGCGATCGACTGGGTCGCTTCGGTCAGGAAGGGAGCACAGGCGTGA
- a CDS encoding MFS transporter: protein MAESTARRRSDRRLHWLLASSAASNLGDGIGKVAFPLLAVTLTRDPLLIAGLSATQFLPWLLFALPAGALLDRIDRRRAMILANSARAVVVGGMAALVATGGVTIWVVYAAALLIGFAEVVADSAANVLIPAVVGKGSLDSANSKLQACEIVGQTFLGGPVGSATFALFATFPFLLNSVGFAIAAAVLLGLSGSYRARPSTADEGARSGLRTELADGFRWLRGNRLMLRLVVVAGLISLVSELAQAQLVLYAIEHLRLSEAAFGLFALVGGIGGLLGAGVAPRLVKTSSRRAVLLGGTACCGVAFTGMGLTSSPVAGAALFGLFAAGVVAVNIVLGTARHTLVPGELLGRVLGVWRTVVWGAIPVGALLGGVLTHALGSPARTFLTSGLLLFGVAGFAFVSSRRGAFDDESATEVRVLHQDQ from the coding sequence ATGGCCGAGTCGACGGCGCGCAGGAGGAGTGACCGGCGACTGCACTGGTTGCTCGCGTCCAGTGCGGCGTCGAATCTCGGCGACGGGATCGGCAAGGTCGCGTTTCCGCTGCTCGCGGTCACCCTGACCCGCGATCCGCTGCTCATCGCCGGTCTCTCGGCGACCCAGTTCCTGCCGTGGCTGCTGTTCGCGCTCCCGGCGGGCGCGCTCCTCGACCGGATCGACCGCAGGCGCGCGATGATCCTCGCGAACAGCGCCCGCGCGGTGGTCGTCGGCGGGATGGCCGCCCTGGTCGCGACAGGCGGGGTGACGATCTGGGTGGTCTACGCCGCCGCCCTGCTCATCGGCTTCGCGGAAGTGGTCGCCGACAGCGCCGCGAACGTGCTCATCCCGGCTGTCGTCGGCAAGGGCTCACTCGACAGCGCGAACAGCAAGCTCCAGGCCTGCGAGATCGTCGGCCAGACCTTCCTCGGCGGGCCAGTCGGCAGCGCCACCTTCGCGCTCTTCGCGACGTTCCCGTTCCTGCTCAACTCGGTGGGCTTCGCGATCGCGGCCGCCGTGCTGCTCGGGCTCTCCGGGAGCTATCGAGCGCGCCCTTCCACTGCCGACGAGGGCGCTCGATCCGGCCTTCGCACCGAACTGGCGGACGGTTTCCGCTGGCTCAGGGGCAACCGGCTGATGCTGCGCCTGGTCGTCGTCGCCGGGCTGATCAGCCTGGTCAGCGAGCTCGCGCAGGCGCAGCTGGTGCTGTACGCGATCGAGCACCTGCGTCTCAGCGAAGCGGCCTTCGGGCTCTTCGCGTTAGTCGGCGGCATCGGCGGCTTGCTGGGCGCGGGCGTCGCCCCGCGGCTGGTGAAGACGTCCAGCCGTCGCGCGGTGCTCCTCGGGGGCACCGCCTGCTGCGGCGTGGCGTTCACCGGCATGGGGCTGACGAGTTCGCCGGTGGCGGGGGCGGCGCTGTTCGGCCTGTTCGCGGCGGGCGTCGTCGCGGTGAACATCGTGCTGGGGACGGCGAGGCACACGCTCGTCCCCGGCGAGCTGCTCGGCCGGGTCCTCGGCGTGTGGCGCACCGTCGTCTGGGGCGCGATCCCGGTCGGGGCCCTGCTCGGCGGGGTCCTCACCCACGCACTCGGTTCCCCGGCCCGGACGTTCCTCACTTCCGGGCTGCTGCTGTTCGGCGTAGCCGGTTTCGCGTTCGTCTCGTCACGGCGAGGCGCGTTCGATGACGAATCGGCCACGGAGGTGCGGGTTCTCCACCAAGACCAGTGA